In one Takifugu flavidus isolate HTHZ2018 chromosome 9, ASM371156v2, whole genome shotgun sequence genomic region, the following are encoded:
- the ogt.1 gene encoding UDP-N-acetylglucosamine--peptide N-acetylglucosaminyltransferase 110 kDa subunit isoform X5, which produces MATSVGNVADSTGLAELAHREYQSGDFEAAERHCMQLWRQEPDNTGVLLLLSSIHFQCRRLDRSAHFSTLAIKQNPMLAEAYSNLGNVYKERGQLQEAIEHYRHALRLKPDFIDGYINLAAALVAAGDMEGAVQAYVSALQYNPDLYCVRSDLGNLLKALGRLEEAKACYLKAIETQPNFAVAWSNLGCVFNAQGEIWLAIHHFEKAVTLDPNFLDAYINLGNVLKEARIFDRAVAGYLRALSLSPNHAVVHGNLACVYYEQGLIDLAIDTYRRAIELQPHFPDAYCNLANALKEKGNYSSKVSEAEECYNTALRLCPTHADSLNNLANIKREQGNIEEAIQLYRKALEVFPEFAAAHSNLASVLQQQGKLQEALMHYKEAIRISPTFADAYSNMGNTLKEMQDVQGALQCYTRAIQINPAFADAHSNLASIHKDSGNIPEAIASYRTALKLKPDFPDAYCNLAHCLQIVCDWTDYDERMKKLVTIVADQLDKNRLPSVHPHHSMLYPLSHGFRKAIAERHGNLCLDKVHAMIKINALHKPAYEHPKDLKASGGRLRVGYVSSDFGNHPTSHLMQSIPGMHNPEKFEVFCYALSPDDSTNFRVKVVAEAHHFVDLSQIPCNGKAADRIHQDGVHILVNMNGYTKGARNELFALRPAPVQSMWLGYPGTSGAPFMDYIISDKETSPIEVAEQYSEKLAYMPHTFFIGDHANMFPHLKKKAVIDFKSNGHIFDNRIVLNGIDLKAFLDSLPDVKVIKMKCDNNQEPAADTNGALSMPVIPMNTAAEAIINMINQGQIQVTINGFTVSNGLATTQISNKAATGEEVLRTIVVTTRSQYGLPEDSIVYCNFNQLYKIDPPTLQMWANILKRVPNSVLWLLRFPAVGEPNIQQYAQNMGLPASRVIFSPVAPKEEHVRRGQLADVCLDTPLCNGHTTGMDVLWAGTPMVTMPGETLASRVATSQLNCLGCPELVAQSRQEYEDIAVKLGSDMEYLKMVRARVWRQRICSPLFNTKQYTMELEKLYLRMWEHHSNGNKPEHLVQIVETSENA; this is translated from the exons ATGGCGACCTCAGTGGGAAATGTAGCTGACAGCACAG GGTTGGCAGAGCTGGCACACCGGGAGTACCAGTCAGGGGACTTTGAGGCAGCTGAGCGCCACTGCATGCAGTTATGGAGGCAAGAGCCTGATAACACAGGCGTTCTTCTGCTTTTGTCCTCCATTCACTTCCAGTGCCGAAGACTTGACAG GTCTGCTCACTTCAGCACTTTGGCCATCAAGCAGAACCCAATGTTGGCTGAGGCCTACTCTAACCTGGGGAATGTCTACAAGGAGCGTGGACAGTTGCAGGAGGCCATTGAACATTATCGCCACGCTCTCAGACTGAAGCCAGACTTCATTGATGGCTACATCAacctggcagcagctctggtggctGCAGGGGACATGGAGGGAGCAGTGCAGGCTTATGTGTCTGCGTTACAGTATAATCCA GATCTTTATTGTGTGCGAAGTGACTTGGGTAACCTGCTGAAAGCCCTTGGTCGTTTGGAAGAGGCTAAG GCTTGTTACCTGAAAGCCATTGAGACCCAGCCTAACTTTGCAGTGGCTTGGAGCAATCTGGGCTGTGTGTTCAATGCCCAGGGCGAGATATGGCTGGCCATACACCATTTTGAAAAG GCAGTGACATTGGACCCAAATTTCCTTGATGCATATATTAATTTGGGGAATGTCTTGAAGGAGGCGCGCATCTTTGACAG AGCTGTGGCCGGATACCTAAGAGCACTGAGCCTTAGTCCAAATCATGCAGTTGTTCACGGGAACCTCGCCTGTGTCTACTATGAACAAGGCCTCATTGACCTGGCAATTGACACCTATCGCCGTGCTATTGAGCTGCAGCCTCACTTTCCAGACGCCTATTGCAATTTGGCGAATGCACTGAAGGAGAAAGGCAAT TATTCTTCCAAGGTGTCGGAAGCAGAAGAGTGCTACAACACTGCCTTACGTTTGTGTCCAACGCACGCTGACTCTCTCAACAACCTGGCCAACATTAAGCGTGAGCAGGGCAACATTGAAGAGGCTATTCAGCTCTACAGAAAAGCGTTAGAG GTTTTCCCAGAGTTTGCAGCAGCCCATTCTAATCTGGCcagtgttctgcagcagcaagGGAAACTGCAGGAGGCCCTGATGCATTACAAGGAGGCCATCAG aatCAGCCCCACCTTTGCAGATGCCTACTCAAATATGggaaacacattaaaagaaatGCAAGATGTACAGGGAGCCCTGCAGTGCTACACCCGTGCCATACAAATAAACCCTGCCTTTGCTGATGCTCACAGCAACTTGGCTTCTATCCACAAA GATTCTGGAAACATCCCAGAGGCCATTGCATCTTACCGCACAGCCTTAAAATTAAAGCCAGACTTTCCTGATGCTTACTGCAACCTGGCACACTGCCTGCAG ATTGTGTGTGACTGGACAGATTACGATGAGCGGATGAAAAAGCTTGTGACCATCGTTGCTGACCAGCTGGACAAGAACCGTCTACCTTCAGTCCATCCTCACCACAGTATGCTGTATCCGCTCTCTCACGGCTTCCGTAAGGCAATAGctgaacgtcatggaaaccttTGCCTGGACAAGGTACATGCAATGATCAAA ATCAATGCGCTACACAAGCCTGCTTATGAGCATCCAAAGGATCTGAAGGCCAGTGGAGGACGCCTGCGTGTTGGCTATGTCAGCTCTGACTTTGGCAATCATCCTACTTCACACCTGATGCAGTCCATTCCTGGAATGCATAACCCCGAGAAATTTGAG GTGTTCTGCTATGCGCTCAGTCCCGACGATAGTACAAACTTCCGTGTAAAAGTAGTAGCTGAGGCTCATCACTTCGTAGACCTCTCACAG ATTCCTTGCAATGGGAAGGCAGCAGATCGTATTCATCAGGATGGAGTCCACATTCTGGTCAACATGAATGGATACACAAAGGGGGCCCGCAATGAGTTGTTTGCCCTTCGCCCTGCCCCTGTTCAG TCTATGTGGCTAGGCTATCCTGGAACCAGTGGGGCACCTTTCATGGACTACATCATTTCTGACAAAGAGACATCTCCCATTGAAGTAGCTGAACAGTATTCAGAGAAACTGGCCTACATGCCCCATACCTTCTTCATTGGAGATCATGCTAACATGTTTCCACACCTCAAG AAAAAGGCCGTTATCGATTTCAAATCAAATGGACACATATTTGATAATCGCATTGTTCTCAATGGAATCGACCTGAAGGCCTTTTTGGACAGTCTGCCAGATGTGAAAGTGATTAAG ATGAAATGCGACAACAACCAGGAACCAGCTGCTGACACGAATGGAGCGCTGTCCATGCCTGTAATCCCCATGAACACTGCAGCTGAAGCAATAATCAACATGATCAATCAAGGCCAAATCCAGGTCACGATCAATGGCTTCACTGTCAGCAACGGCCTGGCCACCACACAG ATCAGTAACAAAGCTGCCACTGGTGAGGAGGTATTACGTACAATTGTTGTAACAACACGCTCCCAGTACGGCTTGCCAGAAGACTCCATCGTGTACTGCAACTTCAATCAGCTCTACAAGATTGACCCTCCTACTCTTCAGATGTGGGCCAAT ATCCTTAAGCGCGTACCCAACAGTGTGCTGTGGCTTCTTCGATTCCCTGCCGTCGGCGAGCCCAACATCCAGCAGTATGCTCAAAACATGGGTCTTCCCGCTTCCCGTGTCATATTCTCTCCAGTGGCACCCAAAGAGGAGCACGTGAGAAGGGGCCAGCTGGCTGATGTGTGCTTGGACACTCCTCTCTGCAATGGTCACACCACAGGCATGGATGTTCTCTGGGCTGGAACACCCATGGTCACCATGCCAG GAGAGACTCTTGCCTCTCGCGTGGCCACATCCCAACTAAACTGCCTGGGCTGTCCTGAGCTTGTGGCCCAGAGTCGTCAGGAGTATGAAGACATCGCAGTCAAACTTGGATCCGACATGGAATA CCTGAAGATGGTCAGAGCGCGTGTTTGGAGACAACGAATCTGCAGCCCTCTCTTCAACACCAAACAGTACACAATGGAACTGGAGAAACTCTACCTGAGGATGTGGGAGCACCATAGCAATGGCAACAAACCAGAACACCTGGTCCAGATAGTGGAGACCAGTGAGAATGCCTGA
- the ogt.1 gene encoding UDP-N-acetylglucosamine--peptide N-acetylglucosaminyltransferase 110 kDa subunit isoform X8, with amino-acid sequence MATSVGNVADSTGLAELAHREYQSGDFEAAERHCMQLWRSAHFSTLAIKQNPMLAEAYSNLGNVYKERGQLQEAIEHYRHALRLKPDFIDGYINLAAALVAAGDMEGAVQAYVSALQYNPDLYCVRSDLGNLLKALGRLEEAKACYLKAIETQPNFAVAWSNLGCVFNAQGEIWLAIHHFEKAVTLDPNFLDAYINLGNVLKEARIFDRAVAGYLRALSLSPNHAVVHGNLACVYYEQGLIDLAIDTYRRAIELQPHFPDAYCNLANALKEKGNYSSKVSEAEECYNTALRLCPTHADSLNNLANIKREQGNIEEAIQLYRKALEVFPEFAAAHSNLASVLQQQGKLQEALMHYKEAIRISPTFADAYSNMGNTLKEMQDVQGALQCYTRAIQINPAFADAHSNLASIHKDSGNIPEAIASYRTALKLKPDFPDAYCNLAHCLQIVCDWTDYDERMKKLVTIVADQLDKNRLPSVHPHHSMLYPLSHGFRKAIAERHGNLCLDKVHAMIKINALHKPAYEHPKDLKASGGRLRVGYVSSDFGNHPTSHLMQSIPGMHNPEKFEVFCYALSPDDSTNFRVKVVAEAHHFVDLSQIPCNGKAADRIHQDGVHILVNMNGYTKGARNELFALRPAPVQSMWLGYPGTSGAPFMDYIISDKETSPIEVAEQYSEKLAYMPHTFFIGDHANMFPHLKKKAVIDFKSNGHIFDNRIVLNGIDLKAFLDSLPDVKVIKMKCDNNQEPAADTNGALSMPVIPMNTAAEAIINMINQGQIQVTINGFTVSNGLATTQISNKAATGEEVLRTIVVTTRSQYGLPEDSIVYCNFNQLYKIDPPTLQMWANILKRVPNSVLWLLRFPAVGEPNIQQYAQNMGLPASRVIFSPVAPKEEHVRRGQLADVCLDTPLCNGHTTGMDVLWAGTPMVTMPGETLASRVATSQLNCLGCPELVAQSRQEYEDIAVKLGSDMEYLKMVRARVWRQRICSPLFNTKQYTMELEKLYLRMWEHHSNGNKPEHLVQIVETSENA; translated from the exons ATGGCGACCTCAGTGGGAAATGTAGCTGACAGCACAG GGTTGGCAGAGCTGGCACACCGGGAGTACCAGTCAGGGGACTTTGAGGCAGCTGAGCGCCACTGCATGCAGTTATGGAG GTCTGCTCACTTCAGCACTTTGGCCATCAAGCAGAACCCAATGTTGGCTGAGGCCTACTCTAACCTGGGGAATGTCTACAAGGAGCGTGGACAGTTGCAGGAGGCCATTGAACATTATCGCCACGCTCTCAGACTGAAGCCAGACTTCATTGATGGCTACATCAacctggcagcagctctggtggctGCAGGGGACATGGAGGGAGCAGTGCAGGCTTATGTGTCTGCGTTACAGTATAATCCA GATCTTTATTGTGTGCGAAGTGACTTGGGTAACCTGCTGAAAGCCCTTGGTCGTTTGGAAGAGGCTAAG GCTTGTTACCTGAAAGCCATTGAGACCCAGCCTAACTTTGCAGTGGCTTGGAGCAATCTGGGCTGTGTGTTCAATGCCCAGGGCGAGATATGGCTGGCCATACACCATTTTGAAAAG GCAGTGACATTGGACCCAAATTTCCTTGATGCATATATTAATTTGGGGAATGTCTTGAAGGAGGCGCGCATCTTTGACAG AGCTGTGGCCGGATACCTAAGAGCACTGAGCCTTAGTCCAAATCATGCAGTTGTTCACGGGAACCTCGCCTGTGTCTACTATGAACAAGGCCTCATTGACCTGGCAATTGACACCTATCGCCGTGCTATTGAGCTGCAGCCTCACTTTCCAGACGCCTATTGCAATTTGGCGAATGCACTGAAGGAGAAAGGCAAT TATTCTTCCAAGGTGTCGGAAGCAGAAGAGTGCTACAACACTGCCTTACGTTTGTGTCCAACGCACGCTGACTCTCTCAACAACCTGGCCAACATTAAGCGTGAGCAGGGCAACATTGAAGAGGCTATTCAGCTCTACAGAAAAGCGTTAGAG GTTTTCCCAGAGTTTGCAGCAGCCCATTCTAATCTGGCcagtgttctgcagcagcaagGGAAACTGCAGGAGGCCCTGATGCATTACAAGGAGGCCATCAG aatCAGCCCCACCTTTGCAGATGCCTACTCAAATATGggaaacacattaaaagaaatGCAAGATGTACAGGGAGCCCTGCAGTGCTACACCCGTGCCATACAAATAAACCCTGCCTTTGCTGATGCTCACAGCAACTTGGCTTCTATCCACAAA GATTCTGGAAACATCCCAGAGGCCATTGCATCTTACCGCACAGCCTTAAAATTAAAGCCAGACTTTCCTGATGCTTACTGCAACCTGGCACACTGCCTGCAG ATTGTGTGTGACTGGACAGATTACGATGAGCGGATGAAAAAGCTTGTGACCATCGTTGCTGACCAGCTGGACAAGAACCGTCTACCTTCAGTCCATCCTCACCACAGTATGCTGTATCCGCTCTCTCACGGCTTCCGTAAGGCAATAGctgaacgtcatggaaaccttTGCCTGGACAAGGTACATGCAATGATCAAA ATCAATGCGCTACACAAGCCTGCTTATGAGCATCCAAAGGATCTGAAGGCCAGTGGAGGACGCCTGCGTGTTGGCTATGTCAGCTCTGACTTTGGCAATCATCCTACTTCACACCTGATGCAGTCCATTCCTGGAATGCATAACCCCGAGAAATTTGAG GTGTTCTGCTATGCGCTCAGTCCCGACGATAGTACAAACTTCCGTGTAAAAGTAGTAGCTGAGGCTCATCACTTCGTAGACCTCTCACAG ATTCCTTGCAATGGGAAGGCAGCAGATCGTATTCATCAGGATGGAGTCCACATTCTGGTCAACATGAATGGATACACAAAGGGGGCCCGCAATGAGTTGTTTGCCCTTCGCCCTGCCCCTGTTCAG TCTATGTGGCTAGGCTATCCTGGAACCAGTGGGGCACCTTTCATGGACTACATCATTTCTGACAAAGAGACATCTCCCATTGAAGTAGCTGAACAGTATTCAGAGAAACTGGCCTACATGCCCCATACCTTCTTCATTGGAGATCATGCTAACATGTTTCCACACCTCAAG AAAAAGGCCGTTATCGATTTCAAATCAAATGGACACATATTTGATAATCGCATTGTTCTCAATGGAATCGACCTGAAGGCCTTTTTGGACAGTCTGCCAGATGTGAAAGTGATTAAG ATGAAATGCGACAACAACCAGGAACCAGCTGCTGACACGAATGGAGCGCTGTCCATGCCTGTAATCCCCATGAACACTGCAGCTGAAGCAATAATCAACATGATCAATCAAGGCCAAATCCAGGTCACGATCAATGGCTTCACTGTCAGCAACGGCCTGGCCACCACACAG ATCAGTAACAAAGCTGCCACTGGTGAGGAGGTATTACGTACAATTGTTGTAACAACACGCTCCCAGTACGGCTTGCCAGAAGACTCCATCGTGTACTGCAACTTCAATCAGCTCTACAAGATTGACCCTCCTACTCTTCAGATGTGGGCCAAT ATCCTTAAGCGCGTACCCAACAGTGTGCTGTGGCTTCTTCGATTCCCTGCCGTCGGCGAGCCCAACATCCAGCAGTATGCTCAAAACATGGGTCTTCCCGCTTCCCGTGTCATATTCTCTCCAGTGGCACCCAAAGAGGAGCACGTGAGAAGGGGCCAGCTGGCTGATGTGTGCTTGGACACTCCTCTCTGCAATGGTCACACCACAGGCATGGATGTTCTCTGGGCTGGAACACCCATGGTCACCATGCCAG GAGAGACTCTTGCCTCTCGCGTGGCCACATCCCAACTAAACTGCCTGGGCTGTCCTGAGCTTGTGGCCCAGAGTCGTCAGGAGTATGAAGACATCGCAGTCAAACTTGGATCCGACATGGAATA CCTGAAGATGGTCAGAGCGCGTGTTTGGAGACAACGAATCTGCAGCCCTCTCTTCAACACCAAACAGTACACAATGGAACTGGAGAAACTCTACCTGAGGATGTGGGAGCACCATAGCAATGGCAACAAACCAGAACACCTGGTCCAGATAGTGGAGACCAGTGAGAATGCCTGA
- the ogt.1 gene encoding UDP-N-acetylglucosamine--peptide N-acetylglucosaminyltransferase 110 kDa subunit isoform X9, protein MACYLKAIETQPNFAVAWSNLGCVFNAQGEIWLAIHHFEKAVTLDPNFLDAYINLGNVLKEARIFDRAVAGYLRALSLSPNHAVVHGNLACVYYEQGLIDLAIDTYRRAIELQPHFPDAYCNLANALKEKGNYSSKVSEAEECYNTALRLCPTHADSLNNLANIKREQGNIEEAIQLYRKALEVFPEFAAAHSNLASVLQQQGKLQEALMHYKEAIRISPTFADAYSNMGNTLKEMQDVQGALQCYTRAIQINPAFADAHSNLASIHKDSGNIPEAIASYRTALKLKPDFPDAYCNLAHCLQIVCDWTDYDERMKKLVTIVADQLDKNRLPSVHPHHSMLYPLSHGFRKAIAERHGNLCLDKVHAMIKINALHKPAYEHPKDLKASGGRLRVGYVSSDFGNHPTSHLMQSIPGMHNPEKFEVFCYALSPDDSTNFRVKVVAEAHHFVDLSQIPCNGKAADRIHQDGVHILVNMNGYTKGARNELFALRPAPVQSMWLGYPGTSGAPFMDYIISDKETSPIEVAEQYSEKLAYMPHTFFIGDHANMFPHLKKKAVIDFKSNGHIFDNRIVLNGIDLKAFLDSLPDVKVIKMKCDNNQEPAADTNGALSMPVIPMNTAAEAIINMINQGQIQVTINGFTVSNGLATTQISNKAATGEEVLRTIVVTTRSQYGLPEDSIVYCNFNQLYKIDPPTLQMWANILKRVPNSVLWLLRFPAVGEPNIQQYAQNMGLPASRVIFSPVAPKEEHVRRGQLADVCLDTPLCNGHTTGMDVLWAGTPMVTMPGETLASRVATSQLNCLGCPELVAQSRQEYEDIAVKLGSDMEYLKMVRARVWRQRICSPLFNTKQYTMELEKLYLRMWEHHSNGNKPEHLVQIVETSENA, encoded by the exons ATG GCTTGTTACCTGAAAGCCATTGAGACCCAGCCTAACTTTGCAGTGGCTTGGAGCAATCTGGGCTGTGTGTTCAATGCCCAGGGCGAGATATGGCTGGCCATACACCATTTTGAAAAG GCAGTGACATTGGACCCAAATTTCCTTGATGCATATATTAATTTGGGGAATGTCTTGAAGGAGGCGCGCATCTTTGACAG AGCTGTGGCCGGATACCTAAGAGCACTGAGCCTTAGTCCAAATCATGCAGTTGTTCACGGGAACCTCGCCTGTGTCTACTATGAACAAGGCCTCATTGACCTGGCAATTGACACCTATCGCCGTGCTATTGAGCTGCAGCCTCACTTTCCAGACGCCTATTGCAATTTGGCGAATGCACTGAAGGAGAAAGGCAAT TATTCTTCCAAGGTGTCGGAAGCAGAAGAGTGCTACAACACTGCCTTACGTTTGTGTCCAACGCACGCTGACTCTCTCAACAACCTGGCCAACATTAAGCGTGAGCAGGGCAACATTGAAGAGGCTATTCAGCTCTACAGAAAAGCGTTAGAG GTTTTCCCAGAGTTTGCAGCAGCCCATTCTAATCTGGCcagtgttctgcagcagcaagGGAAACTGCAGGAGGCCCTGATGCATTACAAGGAGGCCATCAG aatCAGCCCCACCTTTGCAGATGCCTACTCAAATATGggaaacacattaaaagaaatGCAAGATGTACAGGGAGCCCTGCAGTGCTACACCCGTGCCATACAAATAAACCCTGCCTTTGCTGATGCTCACAGCAACTTGGCTTCTATCCACAAA GATTCTGGAAACATCCCAGAGGCCATTGCATCTTACCGCACAGCCTTAAAATTAAAGCCAGACTTTCCTGATGCTTACTGCAACCTGGCACACTGCCTGCAG ATTGTGTGTGACTGGACAGATTACGATGAGCGGATGAAAAAGCTTGTGACCATCGTTGCTGACCAGCTGGACAAGAACCGTCTACCTTCAGTCCATCCTCACCACAGTATGCTGTATCCGCTCTCTCACGGCTTCCGTAAGGCAATAGctgaacgtcatggaaaccttTGCCTGGACAAGGTACATGCAATGATCAAA ATCAATGCGCTACACAAGCCTGCTTATGAGCATCCAAAGGATCTGAAGGCCAGTGGAGGACGCCTGCGTGTTGGCTATGTCAGCTCTGACTTTGGCAATCATCCTACTTCACACCTGATGCAGTCCATTCCTGGAATGCATAACCCCGAGAAATTTGAG GTGTTCTGCTATGCGCTCAGTCCCGACGATAGTACAAACTTCCGTGTAAAAGTAGTAGCTGAGGCTCATCACTTCGTAGACCTCTCACAG ATTCCTTGCAATGGGAAGGCAGCAGATCGTATTCATCAGGATGGAGTCCACATTCTGGTCAACATGAATGGATACACAAAGGGGGCCCGCAATGAGTTGTTTGCCCTTCGCCCTGCCCCTGTTCAG TCTATGTGGCTAGGCTATCCTGGAACCAGTGGGGCACCTTTCATGGACTACATCATTTCTGACAAAGAGACATCTCCCATTGAAGTAGCTGAACAGTATTCAGAGAAACTGGCCTACATGCCCCATACCTTCTTCATTGGAGATCATGCTAACATGTTTCCACACCTCAAG AAAAAGGCCGTTATCGATTTCAAATCAAATGGACACATATTTGATAATCGCATTGTTCTCAATGGAATCGACCTGAAGGCCTTTTTGGACAGTCTGCCAGATGTGAAAGTGATTAAG ATGAAATGCGACAACAACCAGGAACCAGCTGCTGACACGAATGGAGCGCTGTCCATGCCTGTAATCCCCATGAACACTGCAGCTGAAGCAATAATCAACATGATCAATCAAGGCCAAATCCAGGTCACGATCAATGGCTTCACTGTCAGCAACGGCCTGGCCACCACACAG ATCAGTAACAAAGCTGCCACTGGTGAGGAGGTATTACGTACAATTGTTGTAACAACACGCTCCCAGTACGGCTTGCCAGAAGACTCCATCGTGTACTGCAACTTCAATCAGCTCTACAAGATTGACCCTCCTACTCTTCAGATGTGGGCCAAT ATCCTTAAGCGCGTACCCAACAGTGTGCTGTGGCTTCTTCGATTCCCTGCCGTCGGCGAGCCCAACATCCAGCAGTATGCTCAAAACATGGGTCTTCCCGCTTCCCGTGTCATATTCTCTCCAGTGGCACCCAAAGAGGAGCACGTGAGAAGGGGCCAGCTGGCTGATGTGTGCTTGGACACTCCTCTCTGCAATGGTCACACCACAGGCATGGATGTTCTCTGGGCTGGAACACCCATGGTCACCATGCCAG GAGAGACTCTTGCCTCTCGCGTGGCCACATCCCAACTAAACTGCCTGGGCTGTCCTGAGCTTGTGGCCCAGAGTCGTCAGGAGTATGAAGACATCGCAGTCAAACTTGGATCCGACATGGAATA CCTGAAGATGGTCAGAGCGCGTGTTTGGAGACAACGAATCTGCAGCCCTCTCTTCAACACCAAACAGTACACAATGGAACTGGAGAAACTCTACCTGAGGATGTGGGAGCACCATAGCAATGGCAACAAACCAGAACACCTGGTCCAGATAGTGGAGACCAGTGAGAATGCCTGA